The following are encoded in a window of Penaeus monodon isolate SGIC_2016 chromosome 9, NSTDA_Pmon_1, whole genome shotgun sequence genomic DNA:
- the LOC119577063 gene encoding trithorax group protein osa-like, with the protein MASGSHHCKDCGLYFESARSLDVHLQYHKENLMNMWMGSEERPREGGAPAPSPVQGELTPLGVSSSEGGLVSSSVQSVNSGVSSSSFTAPSPMQYEYKMSPGLQSPQGGVVPQGPPSGHGLSVGFPQQSPGGYYPDYGQQQAHHQPQPQQYGGYQTGFLNGGFDDGFYGRPTATTPRFHPYMGRSPVPTPSPGNTHSEVKDELPAADTPEILDLDSQKVLGSGGMQQPQQQQPQPQPQQSGPLPPMWRPHEQFGPPSSMAPAMGGLPPMQQPGFPGPPQPPPQHLPGLGVGSAFHSSGGAMGGYNPQGFGAAPQAMSSPSSVYGAPPPSPRDAGPPSEFASNVKRPKSFKCEDCNKWFTSHGHLKRHYNTTLHKNMTKLNGGSASRSTPDPTRPPILSPGAKSIGEASNISSQDEESNLSAADALETPPPPSLQQPPPAYNPPPSSLSGYQPPGVPGPSQGLHPAPPYSQAPHYLGGEQPPTAPTLYHGHFSTNPNGFGGQAPPPMGGGPPFFPGSGNNNFTSYQPQGGHQGPGFHSMSDFPGQALDGFNSFKLESERGVGVSRSPDPVGGDTGSEASMDSSESGGTTSSTATTTTPGEGSFRCQDCGKLFNRMCYLTQHRTTYHEGEKPFKCGTCGKRFPDEISFSDHQSKHAGDKPYKCEVCPKQFNHKTDLRRHMCLHTGEKPFTCEQCGKGFIRKDHMLKHFQTHRKKAMAAAASAASSHPPPGPPMGHGPPGFPGHHPGHRPGVPPMAHPGHGPPGHPGHPQHVVAPPVY; encoded by the coding sequence ATGGCGAGTGGGTCGCACCATTGCAAGGACTGCGGCTTGTATTTCGAGAGCGCGCGGTCCCTCGACGTTCATCTTCAGTATCACAAGGAAAATTTAATGAACATGTGGATGGGAAGTGAAGAGCGTCCCCGAGAGGGAGGTGCCCCGGCGCCCTCACCTGTGCAGGGAGAACTGACGCCCCTGGGAGTGAGCAGCAGTGAGGGGGGTCTAGTGAGCAGTTCGGTGCAGAGTGTGAATTCGGGAGTGAGCTCGAGCTCGTTTACGGCGCCTTCGCCCATGCAGTACGAGTACAAGATGTCTCCGGGCCTCCAGTCCCCACAGGGAGGAGTTGTGCCCCAAGGACCGCCCTCGGGCCACGGCCTCTCCGTCGGCTTCCCCCAGCAGTCCCCGGGCGGCTATTACCCTGACTACGGGCAGCAGCAGGCGCACCACCAGCCGCAGCCGCAGCAGTACGGCGGCTACCAGACAGGCTTCCTCAACGGCGGCTTCGACGACGGCTTCTACGGCAGGCCGACGGCGACCACCCCCAGGTTCCACCCGTACATGGGGCGGTCCCCCGTGCCCACGCCCTCGCCCGGAAACACACACTCTGAGGTGAAGGACGAGCTTCCAGCGGCGGACACGCCCGAGATCCTCGACCTCGACTCGCAGAAGGTCCTCGGCAGCGGGGGCATGCAGCAGCCGCAACAGCAGCAGCCTCAGCCGCAGCCGCAGCAGTCAGGTCCTCTGCCGCCCATGTGGCGCCCACACGAGCAGTTCGGGCCACCCAGCAGTATGGCGCCTGCCATGGGCGGCCTCCCGCCTATGCAGCAGCCGGGCTTCCCGGGCCCGCCGCAGCCTCCGCCGCAGCACCTCCCGGGCCTCGGCGTCGGCAGTGCCTTCCACTCCAGCGGAGGCGCCATGGGCGGGTACAACCCGCAGGGCTTCGGCGCCGCGCCCCAGGCCATGAGCAGCCCCAGCTCGGTGTACGGagcgccgccgccctcgcccagGGACGCCGGCCCGCCCTCCGAGTTCGCCTCCAACGTGAAGCGCCCCAAGAGCTTCAAGTGCGAGGACTGCAATAAGTGGTTCACGAGCCACGGCCACCTCAAGCGTCACTACAACACGACGCTGCACAAGAACATGACCAAGCTGAACGGCGGCAGCGCCTCGCGCTCCACGCCCGACCCCACGCGCCCGCCCATCCTCTCTCCGGGCGCCAAGAGCATCGGCGAGGCCTCCAACATATCCAGCCAAGACGAAGAGTCCAACCTGTCCGCGGCCGACGCCCTGGAGACGCCCCCGCCGCCCAGCCTTCAGCAGCCTCCGCCTGCCTACAACCCACCGCCCTCGTCGCTGTCGGGCTACCAGCCCCCGGGCGTGCCGGGCCCCTCGCAGGGCCTCCACCCCGCCCCGCCGTACAGCCAGGCGCCGCACTACCTGGGCGGCGAGCAGCCCCCGACGGCGCCCACGCTCTACCACGGCCACTTCAGCACCAACCCCAATGGGTTCGGGGGCCAGGCCCCTCCGCCCATGGGAggcggccccccttttttccccggcagCGGGAATAACAACTTCACAAGCTACCAGCCGCAGGGGGGCCACCAGGGCCCGGGGTTTCATTCCATGAGTGATTTCCCCGGGCAAGCCCTGGATGGCTTTAACAGTTTCAAGTTGGAGAGCGAGCGAGGCGTGGGCGTGTCCCGGTCCCCGGACCCCGTGGGCGGCGACACGGGCTCCGAGGCGTCCATGGACTCGAGCGAGTCGGGCGGCACGACGTCCAGCACGGCCACCACCACGACGCCGGGCGAGGGCTCGTTCCGGTGCCAGGACTGCGGCAAGCTGTTCAACCGCATGTGCTACCTGACGCAGCACCGCACCACGTACCACGAGGGCGAGAAGCCGTTCAAGTGCGGCACGTGCGGCAAGCGGTTTCCGGACGAGATTTCGTTCAGCGACCACCAGAGCAAGCACGCGGGCGACAAGCCGTACAAGTGCGAGGTGTGCCCCAAGCAGTTCAACCACAAGACGGACCTGCGGCGCCACATGTGCCTTCACACCGGCGAGAAGCCCTTCACGTGTGAGCAGTGCGGCAAAGGCTTCATCCGCAAGGACCACATGCTCAAGCACTTCCAGACGCACCGCAAGAAGGCCATGGCCGCCGCTGCCTCTGCTGCCTCCTCCCACCCGCCCCCGGGGCCGCCCATGGGCCATGGCCCACCCGGCTTCCCCGGCCATCACCCGGGCCACCGACCTGGTGTCCCGCCCATGGCCCACCCGGGCCACGGCCCACCCGGCCACCCAGGTCATCCTCAGCACGTGGTGGCGCCACCTGTTTACTGA